The DNA segment TGACCCGCACTTCCACTTCCTTCATGCCGTGCGCCATGGCCTGGCGCGCGGCGTCCTGCGCCACCATCTGCGCGGCGTAGGCGGTGCTCTTTCGGGAGCCTTTGAATCCCACCCGCCCGGCGGCTGACCAGCCAATCAAATTACCGTGCATGTCGGTGATTGAAACCTGCGTGTTATTGAAGGTCGCAAGAATGTTGGCAATTCCGGCCGAAACATTTTTGGCGTGCTTCGCCTTGATGATCTTCTTGGCGCTCGCGTCTTCGCCCAACAGTTCCGCCGCCGTGGGCGCGGCGGCCGCGACTGGCGCGACGGCCTCGGGTTTGGATTCCGCTGCGGGTGCCGCAGCCTTCTTCGCCTTCGGTTCGGCAGTCGCCGTCACCTTTTCCGCCCCAGCTTCCGCGCTGGTTTCCTGGGTCGGAGTGGTTTTTTTCTTCGTCTCGTCAGCCATAAAAATCAAATTTTAGTGAATCCCGGTCTTGGCGTTCGGGTTGCGTTGCACTCCGACCGTCTTACGCGGTCCCTTGCGGGTGCGGGCGTTGGTTTGCGTGCGTTGACCGCGGACGGGCAGGCTGCGCAAATGACGGACGCCGCGATAGCACTTGATTGCCTGCAACCGGCGGAGGTTCAAACCAAGTTCGCGGCGCAAATCGCCCTCGATGACATACTTGCCATCTTGAATCGCCCGGACGATCTGGGACAGTTGCGTCTCGGTCAAATCCTTGGCGCGAATGGCCGGGTCAATGTTCGCGCGTTCGAGAATTTCCAGCGCGTTGACCGGACCGATGCCATAGACGTAGCGCAGCGCGATATCAATGCGCTTGTTCGGTGGAATCTCCACTCCAATAATGCGGGCCATACTTGATTATCCTTGACGTTGTTTATGACGCTTGTTTGTGCAAATGACGCGCAGGACGCCACGGCGACGCACCATTTTACAGCGCTCGCACAGCTTCTTTACCGAGGCTCGAACTTTCATGTTAAATCAGTTTTTCCTTCACCAATCGACCGGTTGACAAATCAAACGGCGTCAGTTGCATTGTTACCCTGTCTCCCGGCTGCACGCCGGCAAATTCGTGTTTCATCCGCCGCGGCGCAAACGCCAGCAGCCGGTGTCCGTTGGCCAATTCCACCCGGAATGTTCCGTTGGGCTGAACGGCCATCACGCGGCCTTCGACCCGGAAGGCGTCCGCACCCATGTTAAAATCTCCGGCGCTCCCGCCGTGATGAGCACCGTATGCTCAAAATGGGCAGAGAGTGAACCATCTTGCGTCACAACTGTCCAGCCGTCTTTCAGGATTTTCACGTCGGGCCGGCCCATATTCACCATCGGCTCAATCGCAATCGTCATTCCGGCCTTCAATTTCGCGTTGCTTCCGGCATCCACAAAATTAGGCACTTGCGGTTCTTCGTGAACCGACTTGCCCACTCCGTGACCGACGAATTCCCGCACCACGCTAAACCCATTGCCTTCCACGTAATTCTGCACCGCGCGCGAAATATCCGTCACGCGATTGCCGGCGACCGCCCGCTCGATGCCTTTGTGCAACGCCTGTTGCGTCACATCCATCAGCCGTTGCGCCGCCGCGCTGCAACCACCCACCGCCACCGTCGTGGCCGTATCCCCCACGTAACCTTCATGGCGCACGCCGCAATCTATGCTGACGATGTCGCCAAAGCGCAACACCCGCTCGCCGGCCAAGCCGTGAACCACTTCGTCATTCACCGACAGGCAGGTATGCCGCGGGTATTTCCGATACCCCAGAAACGCGCTGTGACAGCCGCGTTTCTTCATGGTGGCGCCGGCAAATTCATCCACTTGCAACGTGGTCACGCCCGGTCGAATAAACGCCGCAATCTCATCCAATACTTCCGCCGCCAGCGTTCCCGCCGCGCGCATCAGCTCAAGCTCGGGACCACTTTTGATGAGACTCATGATTCCTGACTGCTTCCGCTTCGCTCCCCGCGCCGCGCCAACGACGTCAGCCGCGCGCCGGAACGAAGCGACCAGCTAAAACCGTCCGCGCATCTTCCCCTTCTTGAGGAAGCCGTCATAGTGCCGCATCAGCAAATGCGCTTCGACCTGCCGCATGGTGTCCAGCATCACGCCCACTATGATCAACAAACTCGTCCCGCCAAAAAAGTGCGAAACCCCCGGCGGAATCTTCATCCATTCACCCAACAAAATGGGGAAAATCGCAATGAAGGTCAGAAAAATCGCGCCCGCCAAAGTAATCCGGCTCATGGTGTTATGCAGGAAGTCGCTGGTCGGCTGACCCGGCCGCACCCCTGGAATGTAACCACCATTCTTCTTGAGATCGTCTGCCACCTGAATTTCGTTGAACTGGGTTGCGACCCAGAAATACGAGAAGAACAAAATCATCGCTCCATATAACGTCAAATAACCGATTGAGCCGTAATTCAGCATGTAAGCCAGATCGTTGAAAAATTTGAGATTGAACCGCGCGCCAATCATGGAGAGCAGTTTTTGTGGAAACATCAAAATCGCCGCGGCAAAAATCACCGGCATGACGCCCGAGTAATTCACGCGCAGGGGCATGAAGGAAGATTGGCCGGCGTAAATTTTACGGCCCACGGCACGCTGGGCGTACTGCACGGGAATTTTTCTTTGCCCCAACGTCACCGCCACCGTCACCCCCACCACCATGAACATCATTGCGATCATGGCCACCGCCTCGACCAATCCGTGCGTGCGCTCAATGCCCTCGCCCGGCCAGAACATTTCCTTCATCTGTCCCACCGCACCGGGTAACGCCGCAATAATACCGATGGTGATGAGCAGGGAGACTCCGTTGCCAATGCCGCGGTCAGTGATCTGCTCGCCCAACCACATCAACAACATCGTGCCCGTAGTCAGCAGGATCACGGTTTGAATCCGGTACCACCAGATGTAGTCCTTATGCAATACCAGGTCGCCGTAACTCCAACCCTGGAAAATCGTTTGGGGGTTTTCCCAACTCAACGTCATCATCGCGCCTTGCACCAGACACAACCCAACGGTCAAATAACGTCCGTACTGAACAATCTTGACCCGCCCGCCGTCCTCGCGTGCCAGCTTGCTCAACGTGGGAATCACCGCCGTCAGCAATTGCAAAATAATGGTCGCGCTGATGTAAGGCATGATGCCGAGGGCGCCCACCGCGCCGTGACTCATGGCTTCACCGGTGAACAGGTTGTACATGCCGAGCATCCCGCCCGTACCCGCGTGGGAATCAAAATACTTCCCCAACGCCTCGACGTTCAGACCGGGCACATGCACGAAAGCGATGAGTCGCGCAATCCCCAGCAACATGACGGTAAACAAAATCCGGGATTTCAGTTCCGGAATCTTGAAACAGTTGGTGAAAGTCTGAATGAGGTTGCCGAGCATGTTTGAAAATCCTGCGATTAAGTCTGAGGCAGCGCGGATTTCGCCGGCGCCAACAGTTCACATTTGCCGCCCTTACCTTCGATTTTCGTGCGGGCCGAAGCGCTGAACGCGTGCGCCACCACCGTCAACTTCTTGGTCAGCTCGCCGTTTCCCAGTACCTTGACGCCGTCGCCCCGGCCATTGACCAGACCGATTTTGCGCAACGCCGCTTCGTCCACCTTGACGCCGTCGTCAAAAACATTGAGGTCGCTCACGTTGACCGGCAAATACCGTGTTCCAAAGCGCGCGTTGTTAAACCCACGTTTCGGAATGCGGCGGATCAGCGGCATCTGACCGCCTTCAAAACCAATTCGTATGGAACTGCCCGAGCGCGCGGACTGACCTTTGCCACCGCGCCCCGCCGTTTTGCCCCAGCCGCTGGACTCACCTTGGCCAATCCGCTTGCGACGGTGTTTGGCGCCTGGACGCGGTTTTAGATTATGTAAACGCATAAGAAATTAATTGGCCGCGGGAGTTGCGGGTGCCGCTTTGATCTCCAAACCACGGCGCTTGTAAATGTCCTGCCGCAAGCGCAATTGCTGCAGACCGTGCAACGTCGCCTTGACCACGTTGGCGGCGTTTTTTGAACCGAGCGACTTGCTCAACACGTCGCGCACTCCGGCCGATTCCAAGACCGCGCGCACGGTCTTGCCCGCGATAATTCCCGTTCCCGGTGAAGCGGGACGCAACAACACGCGCGCGCCATCGAACTCGGAATAAACTTCATGCGGAATGGTGGTGTCCTTCAACGACACCGACGTCATCTGCCGTCGGGCATCCTCGCCACCGCGGCGAATCGCGTCCGCCACCTCGGTCGCCTTGCCCAATCCCAACCCCACGCGTCCTTTCTTATCCCCCACCACCACCAGCGCGCTGAATTTGAAGCGACGTCCGCCTTTCACCACTTTGGACGAACGATTGATAAACACGACCTTCTCGGTCAGCTCCTCACCGGACTGACCATCAAAACGCGCTTCAGGCGCTTCCGTCCGTCGGCCGCGACCGCCACGACCACCGCGAGCGCCATGGCCACCATGACCACCACGACCGCGTGGAGCGGGCGTCTCAGTCACTGGCGCGCTTCCCGCCTCTTCCTTATTAATGATTTCCGTCTCGGAGTCGTTCGCCATAAAAAATTAGAATTGTAGCCCCGTTTCCCGCGCGGCATCCGCCAACGCCTTCACCTTGCCGTGATACTTGGAGCTACCACGATCAAACACCACCGCCTTGATGCCCTTGTCCAAGGCCGCCCGCGCGGCGGCGCTGCCAATGGTTTTGGCACTGGCCACGTTGGCCGCCAACTTTTGTTCCCGCAACGCCTTGCTGCGGGTGGAGGTCGCCGCCAGCGTTTTTCCCACGACATCGTCAATAAACTGCACGTAAATATGCGTGCCGGTAAAAACCACGCTCATGCGCGGTCGCTCCGCCGTGCCTGTCACTTTTTTCCGCACCCGCCAATGGCGTAGCTGCTGCAATTTTTGTTTCTTCTGCGTTTGCATGTTATTTGCGTCACGGTTAGGCCGTAACGATTAAAGCTTATTACTGAACCGTCTTGCCTTCCTTGCGTTCGACGTGCTCGCCGGCATACCGCACTCCTTTGCCCTTGTACGGCTCGGGCGGATAATACGCGCGAATTTCAGAGGCCACCTTGCCCACCAACGCCTTGTCCGGTCCTTCGATGGTCAACTTGGTGTTTTCCTCCACCGTCACCTTGATCTGATCCGGAATGTCATAATTGATCGGATGTGAAAACCCGAGGTTCAGGTTAACCACCTTGCCGGCCACCGCCGCTTTGAACCCGACGCCTTGGATTTCGAGTTTTTTGACGAAACCTTCGGACACGCCTTTCACCATGTTGTTTACCAGGGCGCGGCTCAATCCGTGCAACGCCTTGGCCTGCGAGTCGTCACCGTCGCGGCTGACCACCACCTTGCCGTCCTCCACTTTGAGGCTCGTGCGCCGTGGCAACTCCCAGTCGAGCTTGCCTTTCGGACCTTCCACATGGACCTTCTGTCCTTTGACCTCAAGCTTCACCTTGGCCGGAAGAACAATCGGTAATTTTCCAATTCGCGACATAAATCAATCCTCACCAAACGTAACAAAGCAATTCTCCGCCGATGTTTTTCTTGCGGGCTTCCTGGCCCGTCATCACGCCTTCCGAAGTGGAGACCACGGCCACGCCCAATCCGCCACGCACGCGGGGAATGGCATCCGCGCCCACGTAATTGCGCAGTCCGGGCCGGCTGATGCGGCGCAACCCTTCGATGACTGATTTCTTGCCTTCGTATTTCAACCGCAACTTGAGCGTCTTCTTGTCGGTGTTTTCCACCGTCACCTCGGCGATGTAGCCCTCGGCTTTAAGAAGCTTGGCCAGGCTTTCCTTCAACCGGGAATGCGGCATTTGCACAGTCGGCAACAGCGCCCGCGACGCATTGCGAATCCGGGTCAACATGTCGGCAATCGGATCAATCATACTCAAAATCGCTCTTAAACTTTCGCTTCAATTTACGGACTTACCAACTGGCCTTCACCACTCCGGGAATCAAACCGTTGGCGGCGGCTTCGCGGAACGTCAACCGGGAGCAACCAAATTTGCGAATGTAGCCATGCCGCCGGCCGGTCATGGAGCAGCGGTTCACCAATCGCGTCGGGCTGGCGTCGCGCGGCAGTTTTGCCAGTCCCGCGTAATCGCGCTTGGCCTTCAGTTCCGCGCGCTTGGCGGCGTATTTTTGAACCGTTGCTGCTTTGCGCTTGTTGCGCTCCAACCATGCTGTCTTCGCCATAAAGTTATTCGTTCCGTGCTTATT comes from the Verrucomicrobiia bacterium genome and includes:
- the map gene encoding type I methionyl aminopeptidase, with amino-acid sequence MSLIKSGPELELMRAAGTLAAEVLDEIAAFIRPGVTTLQVDEFAGATMKKRGCHSAFLGYRKYPRHTCLSVNDEVVHGLAGERVLRFGDIVSIDCGVRHEGYVGDTATTVAVGGCSAAAQRLMDVTQQALHKGIERAVAGNRVTDISRAVQNYVEGNGFSVVREFVGHGVGKSVHEEPQVPNFVDAGSNAKLKAGMTIAIEPMVNMGRPDVKILKDGWTVVTQDGSLSAHFEHTVLITAGAPEILTWVRTPSGSKAA
- the rplO gene encoding 50S ribosomal protein L15 codes for the protein MRLHNLKPRPGAKHRRKRIGQGESSGWGKTAGRGGKGQSARSGSSIRIGFEGGQMPLIRRIPKRGFNNARFGTRYLPVNVSDLNVFDDGVKVDEAALRKIGLVNGRGDGVKVLGNGELTKKLTVVAHAFSASARTKIEGKGGKCELLAPAKSALPQT
- the rplR gene encoding 50S ribosomal protein L18, with product MQTQKKQKLQQLRHWRVRKKVTGTAERPRMSVVFTGTHIYVQFIDDVVGKTLAATSTRSKALREQKLAANVASAKTIGSAAARAALDKGIKAVVFDRGSSKYHGKVKALADAARETGLQF
- the rpmJ gene encoding 50S ribosomal protein L36, which translates into the protein MKVRASVKKLCERCKMVRRRGVLRVICTNKRHKQRQG
- the rpsH gene encoding 30S ribosomal protein S8, whose product is MIDPIADMLTRIRNASRALLPTVQMPHSRLKESLAKLLKAEGYIAEVTVENTDKKTLKLRLKYEGKKSVIEGLRRISRPGLRNYVGADAIPRVRGGLGVAVVSTSEGVMTGQEARKKNIGGELLCYVW
- the rpsM gene encoding 30S ribosomal protein S13 yields the protein MARIIGVEIPPNKRIDIALRYVYGIGPVNALEILERANIDPAIRAKDLTETQLSQIVRAIQDGKYVIEGDLRRELGLNLRRLQAIKCYRGVRHLRSLPVRGQRTQTNARTRKGPRKTVGVQRNPNAKTGIH
- the rpsN gene encoding 30S ribosomal protein S14, with product MAKTAWLERNKRKAATVQKYAAKRAELKAKRDYAGLAKLPRDASPTRLVNRCSMTGRRHGYIRKFGCSRLTFREAAANGLIPGVVKASW
- the rplF gene encoding 50S ribosomal protein L6, whose protein sequence is MSRIGKLPIVLPAKVKLEVKGQKVHVEGPKGKLDWELPRRTSLKVEDGKVVVSRDGDDSQAKALHGLSRALVNNMVKGVSEGFVKKLEIQGVGFKAAVAGKVVNLNLGFSHPINYDIPDQIKVTVEENTKLTIEGPDKALVGKVASEIRAYYPPEPYKGKGVRYAGEHVERKEGKTVQ
- the rpsK gene encoding 30S ribosomal protein S11, encoding MIKAKHAKNVSAGIANILATFNNTQVSITDMHGNLIGWSAAGRVGFKGSRKSTAYAAQMVAQDAARQAMAHGMKEVEVRVKGPGSGRESAIRALQAIGLDISSIKDVTPVPHNGCRPRKKRRV
- the secY gene encoding preprotein translocase subunit SecY; amino-acid sequence: MLGNLIQTFTNCFKIPELKSRILFTVMLLGIARLIAFVHVPGLNVEALGKYFDSHAGTGGMLGMYNLFTGEAMSHGAVGALGIMPYISATIILQLLTAVIPTLSKLAREDGGRVKIVQYGRYLTVGLCLVQGAMMTLSWENPQTIFQGWSYGDLVLHKDYIWWYRIQTVILLTTGTMLLMWLGEQITDRGIGNGVSLLITIGIIAALPGAVGQMKEMFWPGEGIERTHGLVEAVAMIAMMFMVVGVTVAVTLGQRKIPVQYAQRAVGRKIYAGQSSFMPLRVNYSGVMPVIFAAAILMFPQKLLSMIGARFNLKFFNDLAYMLNYGSIGYLTLYGAMILFFSYFWVATQFNEIQVADDLKKNGGYIPGVRPGQPTSDFLHNTMSRITLAGAIFLTFIAIFPILLGEWMKIPPGVSHFFGGTSLLIIVGVMLDTMRQVEAHLLMRHYDGFLKKGKMRGRF
- the rpsE gene encoding 30S ribosomal protein S5, which codes for MANDSETEIINKEEAGSAPVTETPAPRGRGGHGGHGARGGRGGRGRRTEAPEARFDGQSGEELTEKVVFINRSSKVVKGGRRFKFSALVVVGDKKGRVGLGLGKATEVADAIRRGGEDARRQMTSVSLKDTTIPHEVYSEFDGARVLLRPASPGTGIIAGKTVRAVLESAGVRDVLSKSLGSKNAANVVKATLHGLQQLRLRQDIYKRRGLEIKAAPATPAAN
- the infA gene encoding translation initiation factor IF-1 (stimulates the activities of the other two initiation factors, IF-2 and IF-3), with protein sequence MGADAFRVEGRVMAVQPNGTFRVELANGHRLLAFAPRRMKHEFAGVQPGDRVTMQLTPFDLSTGRLVKEKLI